A genomic segment from Gadus morhua chromosome 4, gadMor3.0, whole genome shotgun sequence encodes:
- the slitrk1 gene encoding SLIT and NTRK-like protein 1 has translation MLLRIALLNAALCCVAAAAASAAAGGSTNVTRGVCKDQICSCNEVEGDLHIDCEKRSFTTLRHLTGPSSQFYHLLLHGNSLSRLFPNEFANFYNAVSLHLENNGLHDIVPGAFLGLQLVKRLHINNNKIRSFRKSTFLGLDDLEYLQADFNLLRDIDPAVFRDLNKLEVLILNDNLISALPVNVFQHVPITHLDLRGNRIKTLPYEGVLEQIPGIAEVLLEDNPWDCDCELASLKEWLENIPRNALIGRVLCEAPTRLQGGDLNETSEADLCPSQSGGVDSSLVAPPTQDETAPPAPVPPGAAPGPPGGKGGKGGPRPTQAKPGGGGEVSGPPTTGHGPKSRSKSRENWQLKTKPTSGTGGAGERDQQLLPNSTLCPQPCNCKLIGSRKGLGVNCEGKKIESLSHLKPKPLSAHELNMRDNNIHAVKKNQLLGYVSLNLLDLGGNNIKSIDNGTFQNLTELRWLYMDKNYLDTLVAEMFAGLQNLEYLSMEYNDIQLIVAGAFSPMPSLRVLFLNNNLLKALPVDAFLGISLSKISLHNNYFTHLPVAGVLDQLNSIIQIDLHGNPWDCSCNIVPFKQWSEKLGADVIVSDLKCESPEEFWKRDFRHVRNDLMCPKLYDAKAAAAAGATPPPSRNSTFTVDSGTRSTSYLEPSRVSISVLVPGLLLVFVTSAFTVVGMLVFILRNRKRSKRRDGNSSASEINSLQTVCDSSYWHSGAYHADAGAHRGFDCSVHLSAGSDA, from the coding sequence ATGCTGCTTCGGATCGCTCTGCTGAATGCGGCTCTTTGTTGtgttgcggcggcggcggcgtcggcggcggcgggggggtccACCAACGTGACAAGGGGGGTCTGTAAGGACCAGATATGCTCCTGCAACGAGGTGGAGGGCGATCTGCACATAGACTGCGAAAAGAGGAGTTTCACCACCCTGCGCCACCTGACGGGCCCCAGCTCCCAGTTCTACCACCTGCTGCTGCACGGCAACTCCCTGTCGCGCCTCTTCCCCAACGAGTTTGCCAACTTCTACAACGCCGTGAGCCTGCATCTGGAGAACAACGGCCTGCACGACATCGTGCCCGGCGCCTTCCTGGGCCTGCAGCTGGTCAAACGGCtgcacatcaacaacaacaagatcCGCTCCTTCCGCAAGAGCACCTTCCTGGGCCTGGACGACCTGGAGTACCTGCAGGCCGACTTCAACCTCCTGCGGGACATCGACCCCGCCGTGTTCCGGGACCTCAACAAGCTGGAGGTGCTGATCCTCAACGACAACCTGATCAGCGCCCTGCCCGTCAACGTCTTCCAGCACGTGCCCATCACGCACCTGGACCTGAGGGGCAACCGCATCAAGACGCTGCCGTACGAGGGCGTGCTGGAGCAGATCCCGGGCATCGCCGAGgtgctgctggaggacaacCCCTGGGACTGCGACTGCGAGCTGGCGTCGCTCAAGGAGTGGCTGGAGAACATTCCGCGCAACGCCCTGATCGGCCGGGTGCTGTGCGAGGCTCCGACCCGCCTGCAGGGCGGCGACCTCAACGAGACGTCCGAGGCCGACCTGTGTCCGTCGCAGAGCGGCGGCGTGGACTCCAGCCTGGTGGCGCCGCCCACCCAGGACGAGACCGCCCCGCCGGCGCCGGTTCCTCCGGGGGCCGCCCCAGGGCCGCCGGGGGgcaagggggggaaggggggcccGCGGCCGACGCAGGCCAAgccaggcggcggcggcgaggtgAGCGGGCCCCCCACGACGGGCCACGGGCCCAAGTCGCGCTCCAAGTCGCGCGAGAACTGGCAGTTGAAAACCAAGCCCACGTCCGGGACGGGCGGGGCCGGCGAACGAGACCAGCAGCTGCTGCCCAACTCCACACTCTGTCCGCAGCCCTGCAACTGCAagctgattggctcccgcaaggGGCTGGGCGTGAACTGCGAGGGCAAGAAGATCGAGAGCCTGTCGCACCTCAAGCCCAAGCCGCTGAGCGCGCACGAGCTGAACATGCGGGACAACAACATCCACGCCGTGAAGAAGAACCAACTACTGGGCTACGTCAGCCTCAACCTGCTGGACCTGGGCGGGAACAACATCAAGTCCATCGACAACGGCACCTTCCAGAACCTCACCGAGCTGCGCTGGCTGTACATGGATAAGAACTACCTGGACACCCTCGTGGCCGAGATGTTCGCGGGCCTGCAGAACCTGGAATACCTGAGCATGGAGTACAACGACATCCAGCTGATCGTGGCGGGGGCCTTCAGTCCCATGCCCAGCCTCCGGGTGCTGTTCCTCAACAACAacctgctgaaggccctgcccgTGGACGCCTTCCTGGGGATCTCTTTGTCCAAGATCAGCCTGCATAACAACTACTTCACGCACCTGCCGGTGGCGGGCGTGCTGGACCAGCTCAACTCCATCATCCAGATCGACCTGCACGGGAACCCCTGGGACTGCTCGTGCAACATCGTGCCCTTCAAGCAGTGGAGCGAGAAGCTGGGCGCCGACGTCATCGTCAGCGACCTCAAGTGCGAGTCGCCCGAGGAGTTCTGGAAGCGCGACTTCCGCCACGTGAGGAACGACCTGATGTGCCCCAAGCTGTACGACGccaaggcggcggcggcggcgggggcgacGCCGCCGCCGTCCCGGAACAGCACCTTCACGGTGGACTCGGGCACCCGCTCCACCTCGTACCTGGAGCCCAGCCGGGTGTCCATCTCGGTGCTGGTGCCGGGCCTGCTGCTGGTGTTTGTGACGTCGGCGTTCACCGTGGTGGGCATGCTGGTGTTCATCCTGAGGAACCGCAAGCGGTCGAAGCGGAGGGACGGGAACTCGTCGGCGTCGGAGATCAACTCGCTGCAGACGGTGTGCGACTCGTCGTACTGGCACAGCGGCGCGTACCACGCCGACGCCGGCGCGCACCGCGGCTTCGACTGCAGCGTGCACCTGTCGGCGGGGAGCGACGCGTGA